One region of Permianibacter fluminis genomic DNA includes:
- a CDS encoding beta family protein, whose translation MASHVYLPTLKWMKAEKDTLLNLAVSVKANLLPLLELRKSERVPNFIAEWERYWKQPALFDCATVEGELSEVREAALLHVMQNLGPHAALLGPVVNPERIKHLPAPLLALLRAHQGPMAVRLRIKAMLTSQQEEAAFSACAGLNRIPAAMTLVVDMCETPQLTDAEQNALVAALQRLQQQGWQQVYLLSGAYPIDSRQMRVGRNEVVRTDWQLWQTLIQKRGLTNVYYGDYGIVSPKWDEDDAIRRGKINYRYAAAKHWIVYRSDSDGGTAGNELAQLLTLESDFRCAAFSWGDDRIEQRADNTSGKFKLGCGNKTQHIAEGMNHHLTQVVDQLLPASGSASSGAPAL comes from the coding sequence ATGGCCTCTCATGTTTACCTACCAACCTTGAAATGGATGAAAGCGGAGAAAGATACGCTGCTCAATTTGGCGGTTTCGGTCAAAGCCAATCTCTTGCCTTTGCTGGAGCTGCGCAAGTCGGAACGTGTGCCGAATTTCATAGCGGAGTGGGAGCGGTATTGGAAGCAGCCGGCGTTGTTCGATTGCGCCACAGTCGAAGGTGAGTTATCAGAAGTCCGTGAGGCAGCCTTGCTGCATGTTATGCAGAACCTTGGGCCTCACGCTGCGTTGCTGGGTCCGGTAGTCAATCCGGAGCGCATCAAGCATTTGCCAGCCCCTTTGCTGGCTTTGCTGCGAGCGCACCAAGGACCAATGGCAGTCCGGTTGCGTATCAAAGCGATGTTGACCAGCCAGCAAGAAGAGGCGGCTTTTTCCGCCTGCGCAGGATTAAATCGCATCCCGGCGGCCATGACACTGGTCGTGGATATGTGTGAGACACCGCAGCTGACGGATGCCGAACAAAATGCACTCGTTGCTGCGCTTCAGCGTCTGCAGCAACAGGGGTGGCAACAGGTGTATCTGCTGTCCGGCGCCTATCCCATCGACTCCCGGCAAATGCGCGTCGGTCGCAATGAAGTGGTGCGAACGGACTGGCAGCTATGGCAAACCCTCATTCAAAAACGGGGTCTCACGAACGTGTACTATGGTGACTACGGTATCGTGTCGCCGAAATGGGATGAAGACGATGCGATACGGCGCGGCAAAATCAATTATCGCTACGCCGCAGCGAAGCACTGGATCGTCTACCGCAGTGATTCCGATGGCGGTACGGCTGGCAATGAGTTGGCACAGCTGCTGACGCTGGAAAGCGATTTCCGTTGCGCTGCCTTTAGTTGGGGCGATGACCGAATCGAGCAACGAGCGGACAATACGAGCGGAAAATTCAAATTGGGCTGCGGCAACAAAACGCAGCATATTGCCGAAGGGATGAATCACCACCTTACGCAGGTAGTGGATCAGCTCTTACCGGCGTCCGGTTCAGCAAGCAGCGGCGCACCAGCTCTTTGA
- a CDS encoding sce7726 family protein: protein MREHAIRTALCQQLQSSVRPSPVVLEELRLGRGVVRADVVAVYGHLDCYEIKSSRDTLQRLVKQGWQYGRVFDHVTLVTAVRHLDAALDLIPDWWGVMIVDETHERLTWQRSPHANPGFSPLALAQLLEREEIQPNLLALEETRATRLPLYRLHELLAEKLMVADLKELVRRCLLNRTPVRADPLPA from the coding sequence ATGCGAGAGCATGCCATCCGCACGGCCTTGTGCCAGCAGCTGCAAAGCAGCGTGCGCCCCTCACCGGTGGTGCTGGAAGAGCTGCGACTAGGCCGCGGAGTGGTTCGAGCCGATGTGGTGGCTGTCTACGGTCACCTGGATTGCTACGAGATCAAAAGCTCACGCGACACGCTTCAGCGCCTGGTCAAGCAAGGCTGGCAGTACGGACGCGTCTTTGACCACGTCACCTTGGTGACGGCCGTTCGGCATCTGGACGCAGCGCTGGACCTGATCCCGGACTGGTGGGGCGTGATGATCGTGGATGAAACCCATGAGCGTCTTACCTGGCAGCGCTCCCCACATGCCAATCCGGGCTTTTCGCCGCTGGCCTTGGCCCAACTGCTCGAGCGCGAGGAGATTCAGCCCAACTTGCTGGCGTTGGAAGAGACACGCGCCACCCGTCTGCCGCTGTACCGCCTGCACGAACTGTTGGCAGAAAAATTGATGGTGGCGGATCTCAAAGAGCTGGTGCGCCGCTGCTTGCTGAACCGGACGCCGGTAAGAGCTGATCCACTACCTGCGTAA
- a CDS encoding ImmA/IrrE family metallo-endopeptidase → MTATTVPPLTPTQLYQQLQKQGFPRSFVERLLPDWWDDSLLKTTSGLLELAVILRRRTAAELQIGTDGRVTLSPPGQPMRFKKRSTTGEHDLHVASQLALAIARIAVTAAPRYRPLPSDAIALRNAALACSKRPALDFVGLISYCWQSGVPVLFLKNLPANRRRMAGVALRVQQRPVIVLGYQDANPSKQLFVLAHELGHLQLGHVADDQLLLDERMDQIEASLRDGENDKDEIAADAYAFELLRGAAADLIAQLPATGTASALALTALQLEKHHGVDAGHLLWSYAYTSKDWARANMAVDFLPMRKTTAFEVLEATQREAIQQALLPPEELNYLLTMQGFSFAKD, encoded by the coding sequence ATGACAGCCACCACCGTTCCGCCCCTGACGCCGACGCAGCTTTATCAGCAGCTGCAAAAGCAAGGGTTTCCACGCAGCTTCGTTGAGCGCCTGCTTCCCGACTGGTGGGATGACAGCCTGCTGAAGACGACGAGCGGCTTGCTGGAGCTGGCCGTCATTTTGCGTCGTCGCACCGCCGCCGAACTGCAAATCGGCACCGACGGCCGGGTCACCCTGTCCCCGCCCGGGCAACCGATGCGATTCAAGAAGCGCAGCACGACCGGTGAGCACGATCTGCATGTGGCCAGTCAGCTGGCGTTAGCCATCGCGCGAATTGCCGTTACCGCTGCGCCTCGTTATCGGCCGTTGCCCTCCGACGCCATTGCCTTACGCAATGCGGCGCTGGCTTGCTCCAAGCGGCCAGCGCTGGATTTTGTTGGGCTCATTTCCTATTGCTGGCAAAGCGGCGTGCCGGTGTTGTTCCTCAAAAATTTACCCGCCAATCGCCGCCGAATGGCGGGGGTCGCCTTACGGGTCCAGCAACGCCCCGTGATTGTGCTTGGTTATCAGGACGCCAACCCCTCCAAGCAACTGTTTGTGCTCGCGCATGAGCTTGGTCATCTGCAGCTCGGCCATGTCGCCGATGATCAGCTGCTACTGGATGAGCGCATGGACCAAATTGAAGCCTCCTTGCGCGACGGCGAGAACGATAAAGACGAAATCGCTGCCGATGCGTATGCCTTTGAGCTGCTTCGTGGTGCCGCTGCCGATCTGATTGCGCAATTGCCCGCCACAGGCACCGCGAGCGCACTCGCTTTAACGGCCCTGCAGCTGGAAAAACACCATGGTGTTGATGCCGGCCATCTGCTCTGGTCGTATGCCTACACCAGCAAGGATTGGGCACGCGCCAATATGGCGGTCGATTTCTTGCCCATGCGAAAAACCACCGCATTTGAGGTGCTCGAAGCAACTCAACGTGAAGCGATACAGCAAGCGCTGCTGCCGCCGGAAGAGTTGAACTATCTGCTCACGATGCAAGGGTTCTCCTTCGCCAAGGACTAA